GGTGCCATCACAGGGCGACGCATCCAGTTAACAACTGACATTGCCTTAGCCCGTCAGTTGAAATTGCATTTTCTGGCGATGCCGGGAATCAGCCGTACGGCCTATAAATATGGCCGCTACGGGGTGGGAACCTGAAGGGCGGGAAGTTTTCAGAACTGCGGCAAAGCGGTCCTGCCGCTTTCGGGATCGCGCCGGGCCCTCGCTCATGACCGGGAATGGGTGGATTTCGGAATGGCGGGTTTCGGGTTTGCCACGCGAAAAACAAGCGCATTAAAGGTGACGAGTTTCCTCAGGTTCGTCTTGCCAACAATCATGCAGGCCATCGGCGCAGCGAATGGGCGAATCTAACAGATCTCGCGCGCTCAGATCATCAAGCGCGGCAACATGCACCATCACGAATTTCCCTCCGAGCATTAGCATGTCGCCGTCGTTGTAAAGGGCAATGCCGCAATGTTTGCAAAAGCGGTGATGCTGTTCGCCCCCGTCCCCTGAACTGCCGTAGTCGGCCAGAGCATCGTGACCTTGCAAGAGCCGAAACTCTTCCGGCTTAATTGGCGCTGTCTTCCACATCCGCTGTTTCCAGCAAAAGGTGCAGTTGCACTTCCCGGTTCCGTTTGCGAGGTCGATGTCAGCCTCGAAGGTTACTGCCTTGCAATGGCAGCTCCCGTGATACGTCTTTTTCAAATTAGCACTCCAGCGACGCGCGCGACCGCCTCGCTTAGATTATGAATAAATGGCTGAAAACGAGGTTTCGACGAGCTGCTCGTTTTGTCCGAAGAGGGGTCGTCAC
The genomic region above belongs to Erythrobacteraceae bacterium WH01K and contains:
- a CDS encoding GFA family protein, coding for MKKTYHGSCHCKAVTFEADIDLANGTGKCNCTFCWKQRMWKTAPIKPEEFRLLQGHDALADYGSSGDGGEQHHRFCKHCGIALYNDGDMLMLGGKFVMVHVAALDDLSARDLLDSPIRCADGLHDCWQDEPEETRHL